In Wolinella succinogenes DSM 1740, a single genomic region encodes these proteins:
- a CDS encoding rhodanese-like domain-containing protein, producing the protein MFRLFVTALIIALGLAQAQAADMGEKFDATFKAQVKAAKADMVMLSPKDAYKLLQENPDITLIDVRDPDELKAMGKPDVKNYKHMSRGKLEPLLAKSGLDPEKPVVVFCKTAARAALAGKTLREYGFKTIYNSEGGMDKWLEEGLPSLD; encoded by the coding sequence ATGTTTCGTCTCTTTGTCACCGCTCTTATCATAGCTCTTGGGTTGGCGCAAGCACAGGCCGCCGACATGGGAGAGAAATTTGATGCAACATTCAAGGCTCAAGTGAAAGCCGCCAAGGCTGATATGGTGATGCTAAGCCCCAAGGATGCCTATAAACTTCTTCAAGAGAATCCCGACATCACCCTCATTGATGTGCGAGATCCTGATGAGCTCAAAGCGATGGGCAAGCCCGATGTCAAAAACTACAAACACATGAGTCGAGGCAAGCTAGAGCCTCTGCTAGCCAAGTCAGGCCTTGATCCTGAAAAGCCCGTGGTGGTATTCTGTAAAACAGCAGCTAGAGCTGCCCTAGCAGGCAAAACCCTCAGGGAATATGGATTTAAAACCATTTACAACTCCGAAGGCGGAATGGACAAGTGGCTTGAAGAAGGGCTTCCCTCTTTGGATTAA